CTTTGTTACTAGATTGGCGCAACTGGTGTTTAGAAAAGGGATTGCTGACTTATGGAATTATTACGGAACTCTATAGTCAGCACTTGTTAACTAATAAAAATTATCAACAGCATTTGGCTAAACGCTATCAGGCAGTACTAGCGGATGATGTAGATGATTACCCTGCCATCGCACGGCACCTATTTGAATTCTTGTTAGATCGAGGTGCTGTCGGGGCGTTTAGTTACAATCCTGATGGTGCTGTCAGATTAGGTTTGGGAGCAGACCCCAACTATTTAGAAGGTTTAGCTGTAAGGTGTCGAGTAGAAACCTTGGATGCACCATTTTCAGAGTCTCTAGCAAATAAGCTAGCTAGACCAATGGTAGAACTAGTCACAGAACCGATGATAACATTAAGTTTACCAGAAACTGTACAATCAATTGAAACTACCTCCCGCGCCCAATTGTTACGGCAAACCGCAGAGGTGATTGCCGATGCAATTAAATCTGGGCAAGTGGAACCAGAACAAGTGGTAATTATAGCACCAGGTTTAGATGCGATCGCCCGTTATACCCTGATAGAAATACTCAATAAGCAAAACATCCAGGTTGAACCACTTAACGACCAACGCCCCTTAATTAGCTCACCTGCAGTTCGCGCATTGCTCACCATGCTTGCTCTAGTTTATCCCGGTTTGGGACGCCTCGTAGATCGCGATGCCGTAGCAGAGATGTTGGTAATCTTGAGTAGACGACAAAAAACAGTAGATAACCCTTCACAACTCAGCAGTGAGATTGACCCGGTACGCGCTGGTTTGATTGCAGACTACTGCTTTGTACCACATCCCGATCACCCTAAATTGCTACCCGTCACAGCCTTCGAGCGCTGGGATAGAATCGGCTATGCCAGCACCACCGCCTATGGTCAGATATTAAAGTGGATAGAGAAACAGCGATCGCAAGCTCAAGAGCGTCTCCTTCCCAATCCCATCTCTTTATTATATCTAGCAATTCAAGACTTTCTGTGTAAGGATAGCAATCCACCCTACGACCAATTAGCAGTCCTGCGGGAATTACTCGAAACCGCCCAACACTACTGGGAAATTAATGCTAGACTGCAACAAAGTAATTCAAAATTATCTCCTCACTCCCCACTCCCGACTATTATTGCCGAATTCATTCAACTACTACGACGTGGTACCATCACCGCCAACGCCTACCCCATGCGTCCTATGGGCACAGCTTCCCAGGCTGTCACCTTAGCAAACATCTTCCAATACCGTTCTAGTAGACGATTTCACCATTGGCATTTTTGGCTAGATGCTGGTTCACCCCTCTGGGCTAAAGGTGGTGCGGCGACTTTGTTCGGTGCGCCATTATTTCTGAAAGAAAGGTTAGGCGCACCTTGGACCGCAGAAGATGACAAATTAGCTCAAGAACAACGACTCAGAAGAATTTTGACAGATTTGCTGTCTCGTGTATCCGAGAGAGTTTATTTGTGTCACAGCGATTTGGCTGTAAATGGGCAAGAACAATTAGGACCTCTGTTACCCTTAGTTCATGCCTGTGTGTCTGTGGTTTCTGAGCCTGTAGATACCTAAAGTTAGGATCATGTTCGGATAAATACTTGTCATAAGTGAAATCTAGAATATGTCTGATAATTCGTCAAAATGGATGCGAAACTTGCCAGGTAACGCATCCAGTTAAATCAGATCTATTGTGTAGGGTGCGTCAAATTTCAGATTTTTCGCATATTTCGCACCCTACTAAAGTCCCATCTCCTTGACATACTCCCTGATCTGAAAGTTCAGGGATTCTGGATTCAAACAGCAATAGCAGGCATAGCCCGTCTTACATCACCTAGCCCGACAGACAATGCCCTGCCTGTTGCCACTATTTTACCAAAAAGCCGTCCTAGAAGGACGGGGCTTTAGACTCAGTTTTTTTGGTAAATCCTGTTGCTAAACAGTAACTTTACAGAAAATTTGCCAATGCCAGCTTCGTTTTTACAAAAACTTTACATAACACTAGTCTTTTTACACAAAATTTTTATTACATTAATTACCTAGGGATAACACTTACTTCAATAAAAACTCACAAAACTTGGGTTCATTGGTTTAATCCACGGCACATACTCGTGAAGTGTTATATGTGCTACATGGCACAACCTAAAAGTAAGTGAGCAATTTTTGAAGCAATTTTTCATACAAAAACCTATTTAACTCCAACTTTTTTGGCGTTACCAAACCCACTATTGCAATGAGCATAACTAATTTAACCTCAGTCAAATTCCTCAAAATTGAACCATTATGGCTGTTGAGTATTGCTGCTGGGCTACAGGCAATTACTCTGACCTTGGTTTGGCGGGCCCACGATGTCGGCCATTTGGGAATGAGTTTTCTATTTTTATTTGCTACAGGTTCCCTATTGTGGGATAAACGCGATCAATTGCGCTTCGAGAGTGATGTATTCTCCAGTGTAGTAGGCTTGCTTCTAATTGGATGGGTACTCTGGGAGAGTTCGACGCTGAATGTAGAATATACCATGCGTCTGTTCCCTTTCACATCTGCCCTGGGTGTAGCCTTGCTGGCTTCTGGCTTTAAGGGATTAAAGCAATATTTGGGGGAACTAATGATTCTGTTTGTCCTGGGGATACCAAGTTTAGTTAGTGAACTATTGTATGAACATTCTATCTTTGATCTTTCCCCCTGGAGTGCCAAAATGGCTGGTTTTCTTTTATGGTATTCAGGCTTTGATGTGAAATTACAAGGCATCTATCTGTCTGTAGGACAAGGGAGCGTCAAGGTTGTTTATAGCTGCTCTGGCGTTGATACCATCAATTATATCTTGGGTATAGCAGTAATTGCTCTGTCCATGTTCCCCATCGCCCGCAAAAAGAACTTCTTTGTGCTGATATTTGCCACTCTCTTGGGATTTGTACTCAATGCCATTCGGATTGCTCTGCTGGCAATATTTGAAGGCACAAACAAAGAGGCTTTTCATAGCTGGCATGGGGGAAATGCTTCTTATTCTTTTGGTATAGCAGGCATCCTGATTTTTGGGCTATTCTACATGTTATTACTGAAACAAGAAGAGCGACAAATTCAGAAGACTCAAAAGTCATCAGGAATTACGCACTAGGCTATTTGTGGAGATCGGGCATTGGGCAGTAGGAGCGTGTTTTAGATTTTTACAGACACATGGGGTCTTGCTCGTACCCCAAAAAATCTAAAATCGAAAACTTGTACTGAGCGTTCGCGCAGCGTCCCGCAGGGAAGTCGTTGGCGTAGCCTCTGTCTACGACACGCTACGCGAACGTAGAGAAGTATCCAAAATCTAAAATTCGGAGGGTCAAGACTCAAGGGTTGGTTAATATTTTGACTCTTGACTCTTGACTCTGGACTGTGGACTAAACCCAAGCGATCGCAAAATCGTTAAAATATTAAGTAAAGTAAAGATATTTATGAGACATCAGAGTCAAAGAAAATGGGAATATTTGGATTCGGTAAGAAGTTAGCTATGCCTACTCCTGAGCAAGCTTTACCAGGAAGGTCCCAGGCTTTACAGGTACCCGATGCTCACTATGTCAACGGTAATCCGCTCAAACCACCTTACCCCGGTGGATTAGAAAAGGCAATCTTTGGCTTGGGCTGTTTTTGGGGTGCAGAACGTAAATTCTGGCAACTTAACGGAGTTTACACCACTGCCGTAGGTTACGCTGCAGGTTTAACGCCCAACCCCACCTATGAAGAGGTATGTAGCGGTTTGACTGGACATAATGAAGTAGTTTTGGTGGTGTTTGACCCAACAGTAATTAGTTACTCCCAACTACTCAAAGTCTTTTGGGAAAGCCACAACCCCACCCAAGGTATGCGTCAAGGTAATGACAGTGGCACTCAGTACCGTTCGGGTATTTACGTGTATTCTGAAACTCAGAAACAGCTAGCCGAAGCATTGCAGGAAGCTTATCAGCAAGCCCTGAACCAAGCAGGTTATGGCAAGATTACCACAGAAATCCTCGATGCGCCTGAGTTCTACTATGCAGAAGGCTACCATCAACAGTACCTGGCTAAAAACCCCAATGGCTATTGTGGCTTAGGTGGGACAAATGTTGCTTGTCCTGTGGGAATTGTTCAATCACAAGTCAGTGGCTAGTGCTTGATGCTTCGGCTGAGTAATGACCACCACCAGTAGGGGCGCAAGGCTTTGCGCCCCTACGTTGATTTGTGCAGACCTAATTACCTTGTCCTCACAACCGCTGCAAATATTTCTTCCTCAACTTAGTGTAGATGCTCTGGGTGAGTAATTTTGCAGCCCGAATTTTAGTCAAGTTCTTAATATTGGATGGGTGATGAATTTTGTGGTCAAAAAATTCGTTTAATTCATTCAATATCACTTGTAAACGCTGAATAATATTTGCGTATCGATACTCTGCAAAAAACTCTTCTGGCAAAGTAGGCGTGAGTCCAGATTCCAGTACCTTTAAGATACGTTGGATATCATACTCTTGGGAATAGCCAGCAATTTTATAACAATTAAATCCAGGATCTAAGTAATCGGATAAGCCGCCGTTGAGGCTGGAGAAGACTTGACAGCCAGAGGCTAGGGCTTCCATTGGTTGCAGGCCAAATCCTTCACTAACACTTTGCTGTGCCCAGTATTCAGCGGAGTCATACAGATAAACTTTAGCTCGATTGAATAATCCTGGCAAATCTTCTACATAGGAATTCACAACTAAGACTTTGCACTGCTGTTGTAAGGCGGGAATTAAATCTTGAATTAAATATTCAGAAGATTTTCGCGCCTGAACTAAAACATCTATGTCTCGCTCAAGATGTAAATTGTGGAACTCATCGGAAATTTGATTAGGCAAATAATAGATGAGGGAATTAGGTGAATGTTGTCCCCAATATCCCATTGTGTTGCGGCTCACGGTGATGATGGGAATACTCGCAGGCAGTTTGAATTTGTAACCTGCACTATGGGCATGGTAAACCACATTATATTGTTTGAGTTTAGCAGCAAGTTGCGCGATATCAAAGCCCCAACTGATGACGAAAATCACATCATCTAAATTGGGCTGTTTGAGCAAATCATCTAGAAATAGCTTGTCTTGTTCCCGTTGACGATAGGTGACGATATCAGCGTTACAGATTTCCTGGGCAAGTTTCAGGGTTTTCAACTCTGCCCATAGACCACCGCAGGCAAATTTGCCATCTGTCCCAGGGAGTAAAAAATAAAGTTTCCTCATCCACATCACTCCTCAATGCGTTAACAAGTTGTAGTTGTGTAGGATGCTACACGCCTACATTGACTCAGCAGATATTATTAATCTGTAGGTTAGCTTATTTAGATGGGGCATGGGGAATGGGGCATGGATTATGAACTCTTAACTGGCTGTATAATCAGCGAAGTTTAGCAATACGTCACAGTCCACAATCAAAGCGCAAGCGTCAACGATGAATAAAAAATTGAGAGTCAGTATGCTGCTGCTAGCAGTTTTGGGAAATCTCGGATGGTCATTTAGTGCTAGGGCTGGATTTAAAGGCACCCTCAGTGTCGAAATTGATGGCTTGAAAAATAAACAAGGGCAAGTGTGTGCTAGCATCTTTGCCAATAGTCAAGGTTTTCCTAACAAACGCGATCGCGTCGTTCAAAGGCAGTGTACCAAGATTACTGATAATACTGTAAAGCTGAAATTTGAAAACTTGACAGCAACTAATTACGCCGTTGCGGTCATGCATGATGAGAATAAAGACCTCATCCTCAATCGTAATGACCTTGGTATGCCCACTGAAGGCTTTGGTTTTTCCAGAAACCCAGAAGTTAGCACCAGTCCCCCCAAATTTGGTGAAGCAGCTTTTTTAGTCGCAGGACCTAACACGAATATCAAAATTCATCTCAAATATTTATAAATCTTATTTTGGCGTTGCTGAATCAGAAATGAAAAACCCTTATGGTGCTTGCTTGTGCGAATCAGGGGATAAATTTTCTGGTTCTGGCACTGTCCGAATCCGATTTATCTGAGCCAGAGCATATCTTGCTGTTGACTGAACTTCAGGATCTGGGTCTTCGAGGGCATGACGCAATAGATGGCTAATTTGAGTCATCATATCATAAATTCGGGTCAGATCACGGATAGCATTTTGCCGCACTTGTGGACTTTCATCTTGCAAGGAGATTGCTAAAGCCCGGTTCATCGGTTTGAGTGTGCGGATGCCGATTTCTCCCAAAGCTGCCAAAATTAAGCTGCGTTGTTGAGAATCTGCGTCCATCATCAAGTCTAACAGCGGCTGAATTGCCCGTGAATCTCCCTGCTGACCCAAATCCCAAATCGCCTTGCGCCGCTGGGTTGGTTCCAGACTGTGTAAGTCTATAATCAATTCGTCAACAATATTGACTTTGGTAAGACGGGAAGTTTTTTCTGTTGGTAATAATTTTGGCGAAATTTTTGCGGTCACGGGTTGGGGACTAGCCACCGATGGCATATTATCCTGTTGATTGGGCGTGCTGTCCAAGTCTGTTGATGACAACATAACTTGGTCGTTTTGCACTTTGATCTCAGTTTCAATATTGGCGATTTTGGTATATTGTACTTGTTCGACCCCACCAAACCTTCTGATCACGTACAAAAATGCGCCAACAGTTCCGAGAACTCCTAGACCCAAGAGTAACCACCAAATGAAACCAGACGCGGTTGAGTTAGGCTGAACACTCGGTGCGGGAGAGGGGGTAGTAGGGGGTACGGAAGTTTTGGCGGTCATTGCTGCTTGCAGACTTTCCTGAGTTGTCCTACCTGCAATACCGTCTGCTAGTAAACCCTGTGCTTTCTGAAATTCAGATACAGCAATTTTTGTATTTGCTCTATATTGTCCATCAACCTCGCCATTGTAGTATCCCAATTCTTTTAATTGGGTTTGCAAAGTTTCCACATCCGACCCTGTACTACCAAGTTTGAGAACAGACGGTTTGGTAGCTGGTGTGGGAGTCGCTTGGGCAATTCTGAAGATTTCCGGGGTTAGGTGTGCTGTAGCTGCGCTAGCGGGAATTTGGTAAACACCCAGACCAGAAAAACAGGTGAATATTAGGATTGAGGAAGGGCATAGCCTCATATTTCAAGTTTCAGCCAGAACGTACTTTTGAATTCATCGATACCACGATAACTTTAAGCTGCCCAAATGTTCATATTTATCTTGACAAAAAATTTGGCGTCACAGGGATTGGGGATTGGGGACACTTCGACAAGCTCAGTGCATCGCTGGGGATTGGGCTAGAAAAATGATTATTTCCCCTCATCCGCCCCATGTCCGCAACAGGTTATCGCAAAATTTCAGTTTCCGATTCCCTCACCTGTATGGGTAGGGGCTTCAGTTGTTGCGTGGGAGAAGATTCTAAAACTGGTTGCTGTTGAGTCGTAGTGTTTGCACTCACGGCGACCTTGTTACCGAAAAATTGGGTCTAGAGCCACCGTCGTTCTACGACGGCTTTTTATTGAATTTGATTAGTCTTATACCAAGCATGGTAGTATAAGGCAGGAGGTAAAGCGATGCTAGTTTTTGAATTCAAAGCTTATGGGAAGTCACCGCAATTAGCGGCAATAGATGATGCAATCCGTACTGCTAAATTCATTCGTAATAGCTGTATTCGGCTATGGATGGATGTTAAAAGCATAAGTAAAAATGACTTGCAGAAATATTGTGCTGTGCTTGCAGCTAATTTCCCATTTGCAAATGAACTCAATTCAATGGCTAGACAAGCTAGTGCTGAACGGGCGTGGTCATCTATCTCCAGGTTTTATGAAAACTGCAAAAAGGGTATCTCTGGCAAGAAAGGTTTTCCCCAATTCCAGAAAGATTGTCGCTCGGTTGAGTACAAATCGACTGGATGGAAGCTTGCGGATAATCGCAAATCAATAACTTTCACTGATAAAAAAGGTATTGGAAAGCTAAAACTCAAAGGTACTCGTGACTTGCACTTCTACCAAATCAACCAGATTAAACGGGTGAGACTGGTAAAACGCGCAGATGGTGTATATGTTCAATTTTGCGTTGACGTAAACCGTTCTGAAAACATAGAAGCAACTGGTAAAACGCTGGGCTTAGATGTTGGGTTAAAAGAGTATTACACCGACTCTAACGGGCTCTTCGTTGAGAACCCTAAATTTTTGCGTAAAGGTGAAAAAGTTCTCAAACGGTCCGGGCGTCGTGTTTCTAGAAAAGTAAAAGGTTCAAGAAATCGGGGTAAAGCTAGGCAGATTTTAGGCAATCGCCACCTCAAAATAAGTAGGCAACGTAAAGACCATGCTGTGAAATTAGCACGGTGCGTAGTTCAGTCTAACGACTTGATCGCCTATGTTCGGCGAAGCCGTTGCCGAAGGCTAAATTTGAAAATTAAAAACATGGTGAAAAATCATTGTCTAGCCAAGTCCATCAATGACGCATCTTGGTATCAGTTCCGTATTTGGCTGGAATACTTCGCGAAAGTATTTAAGCGTGTCACGGTTGCGGTTAACCCGCAATATAGTAGCCAAGAATGCTCTAGCTGTGGTGAAATTGTCAAAAAGACACTATCTACTCGCACCCATCTTTGTAAATGTGGTTGTGTGATGGATAGAGATGAGAACGCAGCTAGAATTATCCTGAGTCGAGGGTTGGGTACGGTAGGGCATACCGGAACCTTTGCACTAGATGCAAGCAACGCTTGGGGAGATGAAACCTCTACTCTTGTTGGTGAAAACCTGCATGAGCAAGTTATGTCTTAGATCCAAGAATCCCCGCTCCTTTAGGACGGGGAGTGTCAATTTCTCCTGACAATTTATCGCGCTGGTTGATGAGATAGATACTGATTAAAGTCAAACAGACTCCTACCCACTGCAATGGACTGAGGACTTCAAAGAGGAAGAAATAGCCAAATAGTAGGGCAAAGATGGGTGTGAGGAAGGTGAGAGAACTGAGACTAGTGAGACTACCGCTAGAAGCAAAGTAGAAAAATAATCCATAGGCGATCGCACTACCAAATACTGTGGCATATCCCAAAGCCAGCCACTCAGTTCCTGCTAGATTCTGCCATTGCTGGGATTCTACCACTGATGACAATCCCCACAACGGCAAGCCACCCAAAATCATGTGCCATCCCGTTGCGGTCACTGGATCGGCATATTTACAGACATACCGGATTAAAACGGTACCCACTGCCATTGACAACGCTGCTAATAACATTAACCACTCGCCGGAAACAAACAGCTGTTGCCAGTTACCAATTGTAATATTTGCACCGAAACCGAGAACATGGAAAATCCACTCATCTGGTAAGCCAATTAAACTAATACCAGAGACTCCCAATCCTAGTCCTAACCATCCCCATAAACCAATATGTTCTTGGAATAGCCATAAAGATAGTAAGGCGACAGCTAAGGGTTGAGAGTCAATCATCACAGACCCCAAACCCGCCTTAGTTCTGACTAATCCTTCTGCCAAAAAGCCTTGAAATAGGGTGCCATCAACTATACCAAATAAGGCAATCCACAACCATGCAGCCCAACCTTGGGGTTGCGGTCTACCCATCAATGCTGCTGCAATCAGAATTAATACCCCAGCTGGTAATAACCGCACTCCCGCCATGAATAGGGGCGTGGTGTGGGGAATCACTCCTTTCATCGCCACCATCGCCGTACCCCAGAGGAAAAAGGGAGCGATGAGTAGTAGGGGGGCGAAGGGTAGTCTTGATGCACTGAGTTTCAGTTGCATGGGTTTGCTGATGCCTTTGTTGAACAAATGTAAAAATTGCGTTACGTGACACTCCTACACCAATTGCAAGCAATGTGGTGTAGGCTTCCGAGTCCTGTTAAGGATATCAGGAACTTCTTTCCCTGCGGGACGCTACGCGAACGTGGTACTCCATTTTTCCCACTACAGCATTTTATAGTGAGGTACGTGCCCTGCCCCACTCTTGGTCTTAAAAAAAATTCCAAGTCCAACCTAGTTTCCTTGAAAATTTTACTTACAGGAGGCAGCAACGCATACACGGTTGCATTTCCCTATAAAACCCCATATTTTCAGTTTTCTTGGCGCAGCCTCTCCCTTTGGGAGAAGGTACTATGTTAGACCAGCATTTTAGGCTTTGTCGTCACTGATATATTCTAGCAAAAAGTGATTACCTATCTCAAGATATTGATAAAAACTCAACTGCCCTCTAATTGTTTTTTACCGCAGGTAAAACAGATTAGAGGGCGTCTCGTTTTTATCCCGTCATTCATCCCACACCAACTTCGGGTATGGTGTGGGGCTTCTGCCGGGTTAAGCTAATTTTACATAATTATGTAGTTTTGTGATAGCATCCGGGACGCAAGGCCTGGCATCCCTACCCTCCTTCCCTTGTAGGATACCGAGTCGCGAATAGCAGATAACACCCATTTTATCGCCCATGTGAGGACGATTGTCGGGGCGCAAGGCCTTGCGCCCCAGAAGATATTGCAACGACGCCAAAAAACCTGATTTTACACCCGACATCCTAAGAGATAATGGCAAGTCCAGGAGCTTCTAAATTTGCCACTAATTTTAACCCAAACTCCGCTTCAAATGCTCCTTTTTTGTAATCTAAACTCCAGAGTTCTAAGGCGCAGTCATCATCAGGATGAGATGGCACAATTTGCAGTTTAAATTCCTGGTTATGGGGAAAATATTGACACTGCACTCGTTCTATTGCGCCAATGTGCCGTCGATCCAGCGCTACTGCTAATCTTAAGAGAGTACTTAATTGGCTGACTATTTGGCGATGCTGTTTTGTGAGCAGATTCCGGTAATTTTCGTGTTTTTTCTTCGGCGGCGATTTGCGATGATAACGCGCTAAATTGGCAATGATTTCCATCTCGTTTTCGGTATAACCGAGTAATTCACCATTACGAATTAAATAATAAGAGTGCTTATGGTGTGCCGAATGGCTGACATAATAACCGCAATTATGTAATATTGCAGCTGCCCACAGTAATTGCCGCTCTTCTTCGCCCCAGTAGTGTAGTATGCCTTGAGTTTGGTCAAATAAACTTACGGCAAATGCTGCGATGCGATCGCTATGTTCTAAGTTAATTTGGTATTTATTCGCCTGTTTTAGCACACTGCGCTCGCGAATTGAACTTTGAAACCGCAATCTATCTTCAATTAGACCGTGGGCTAACATCCAGTCTACAATTACACCTTCCCGCAGGGAACGCCCACAGGTAATGAGGGAGTCAACACCCAAAAGGGTCATTGCTTCCTGTAATATTACTGCGCCAGCAAGTATAACTTCAGACCGCTTGTCCGGCATTCCGGGAATTGTCGCCCTTTCAACGTTACTTAGTCGCCGTAACCGACTGACCCAATCGCGCACATCTTTGAGACTCAACTCGTAGCCATTGAGTGTAGAAGGGACAAAACCCAACTTTTCCCTTGCATTCATCAGCGCCAGGGTTTCAATGGTGCCAGAAGTCCCAACCAACCGGGGAGATTCACCAAACTGGAGGCTGGCTAGTACCTCTTGTGCGGAACGTTCCAACATACCCCGTGTATAGGCTTGGAGGTACTGAAACTCAGTATTGCTGATGGGGTCAGTGGTAATTAATTCGCTGGTGAGTCGCACCGCACCAACTTTGGTACTAGTCAGAGTGCGCGGTTCGTGACTATCCCCCAAAATTATTTCCGTAGAACCACCACCAATATCGATGATCATATGGGGCTGGTTGTGAAATTCCATCCCCGACAGCACACCTAGGTAAATCCGCCGGGCTTCTTCTTGACCAGAAATCAAGTCAACACTTAAACCCAACTCGACTGATACCCGATGTAAAAAATCTTTCCCATTCGGGGCTTCGCGCACAGCGCTAGTCGCCACAGCAACGATGGTTTCAGCGTTGAAAGTTTTGGCTACTTTTTGGAAGCGTCCCAGGGCGGCGATCGCCTTGTCCATAATCTCAGGTTTCAGGTATCCTGTAGATATATCGCGATCGCCTAGTCTGACAGTTTCTTTTTCTCTGGCAATCATGCTAAACGATGGTAGTGTCGGTTCAATCCGCACAACTACCATATGCAGAGAATTTGTTCCTAGGTCAATCGCAGCAATAATCCGGTGTGGCTTAACTGTAAGAGTCGGCACACTCTCCCAGCTAGCTGAAACTAAATTCAGCATCTAGTATTCTCTCTGTTTCAACAAGGATGGTAAAAGCTGGTCTGTCGGCGTCAACCGCACTAGTATTATGCGAAACCAATTTAATCTCAGGTTCA
The Gloeotrichia echinulata CP02 DNA segment above includes these coding regions:
- a CDS encoding Ppx/GppA phosphatase family protein, translated to MLNLVSASWESVPTLTVKPHRIIAAIDLGTNSLHMVVVRIEPTLPSFSMIAREKETVRLGDRDISTGYLKPEIMDKAIAALGRFQKVAKTFNAETIVAVATSAVREAPNGKDFLHRVSVELGLSVDLISGQEEARRIYLGVLSGMEFHNQPHMIIDIGGGSTEIILGDSHEPRTLTSTKVGAVRLTSELITTDPISNTEFQYLQAYTRGMLERSAQEVLASLQFGESPRLVGTSGTIETLALMNAREKLGFVPSTLNGYELSLKDVRDWVSRLRRLSNVERATIPGMPDKRSEVILAGAVILQEAMTLLGVDSLITCGRSLREGVIVDWMLAHGLIEDRLRFQSSIRERSVLKQANKYQINLEHSDRIAAFAVSLFDQTQGILHYWGEEERQLLWAAAILHNCGYYVSHSAHHKHSYYLIRNGELLGYTENEMEIIANLARYHRKSPPKKKHENYRNLLTKQHRQIVSQLSTLLRLAVALDRRHIGAIERVQCQYFPHNQEFKLQIVPSHPDDDCALELWSLDYKKGAFEAEFGLKLVANLEAPGLAIIS